In Euphorbia lathyris chromosome 9, ddEupLath1.1, whole genome shotgun sequence, the following are encoded in one genomic region:
- the LOC136205555 gene encoding pentatricopeptide repeat-containing protein At3g22470, mitochondrial-like, which translates to MMDEAEQLYNEMLLRGLIPDNYTYNALIRGLCYTRSPGEAMKFFKDLCARGYLPDIVGYSTLLHGFCKIKNFDVALGLLHEMKRYKLKRNIVVYGILMDGMCKAGRLKDAKKLFSMLSVEGLQPDVTIYNIMIGGLCKEGLLDEAYNMFRKMKENGYSPNNVSYNVIIDGFLRHENLSKGVELIHEMRQQGFSADNTTVALVVDLSCKKDVLLENL; encoded by the coding sequence ATGATGGATGAGGCGGAGCAACTTTATAATGAAATGCTTCTTAGAGGTTTAATTCCTGATAATTATACTTATAATGCTCTTATACGTGGCTTATGCTATACAAGAAGTCCTGGCGAAGCTATGAAGTTTTTCAAAGACTTGTGTGCTCGTGGTTATCTTCCAGATATAGTAGGATACTCAACTTTGTTACACGGCTTTTGTAAAATTAAGAATTTTGATGTTGCCTTAGGCCTACTACATGAAATGAAAAGGTACAAGTTGAAGCGTAACATAGTTGTATATGGTATTCTAATGGATGGTATGTGCAAAGCTGGGAGGTTGAAAGATGCAAAGAAATTATTTTCCATGCTTTCCGTTGAAGGGTTGCAACCCGATGTTACAATTTATAATATAATGATTGGTGGACTTTGCAAAGAAGGTCTATTAGATGAAGCATATAACATGTTCaggaaaatgaaagaaaatggCTACTCACCAAATAATGTCTCATATAACGTGATTATTGATGGATTTCTGCGGCACGAGAATTTGTCCAAGGGGGTAGAGCTCATACATGAAATGCGTCAACAAGGCTTTTCTGCAGATAACACCACTGTAGCATTGGTAGTAGATCTCTCATGTAAGAAAGATGTCCTTCTGGAAAATTTGTAA